A section of the Virgibacillus sp. NKC19-3 genome encodes:
- a CDS encoding M24 family metallopeptidase, with translation MATFDFEQPINMEEMRKYRLERMDEQMNNDDLDCIITMRVDNVRYLTSFRPNSPNLFYYFRYAAVKAVGDTPWALVASGDYDRAKTYMPWLQGKVKPLPMDPMLSVERFKEIFKELGLRKGAKIGIDEMGFQLFEVFKDTFSDYEFVDARATFSKAKAIKSAAEIYLIKKACAIAEAGTQVAIENLRPGLTEIEVSAMIHDEMILRGSEGGHTHPTQVNSGENAETLVRFPTERIIRNGDFVLMDVGCCYNGYHSDYCRTVMAGKPVSNEQKKVYTAVYDATMAALEACKPGAYTSDIDKASRDVLRRAGYEKYWYFGVTGHATGTSLQEAPIIGEASAQGEKPWVIEPGMVFCMEPSVHLPGVGGVRIEDMVAITEDGFELLTQTEYENRLLLK, from the coding sequence ATGGCAACATTTGATTTTGAACAGCCTATTAATATGGAAGAAATGAGAAAATATAGGCTGGAAAGAATGGATGAGCAAATGAACAATGATGACCTTGATTGCATCATAACCATGAGAGTGGATAATGTTCGATATTTAACTAGTTTCCGTCCCAACAGCCCCAATTTATTTTATTATTTTAGATACGCAGCAGTTAAAGCAGTTGGTGATACACCTTGGGCATTGGTTGCAAGTGGTGACTATGATAGAGCGAAAACTTATATGCCATGGCTTCAGGGAAAAGTAAAGCCGCTCCCTATGGATCCTATGCTCAGTGTAGAAAGATTTAAAGAGATTTTTAAAGAACTGGGACTAAGAAAAGGAGCTAAAATAGGTATTGATGAAATGGGATTTCAACTATTTGAGGTGTTTAAAGATACTTTTTCGGATTATGAGTTTGTAGATGCCCGGGCCACATTTTCAAAAGCTAAGGCTATAAAATCTGCTGCAGAGATATACCTTATTAAAAAAGCTTGTGCAATTGCTGAAGCAGGGACTCAAGTTGCTATTGAAAATCTTCGACCGGGACTAACAGAAATTGAAGTTTCCGCTATGATTCATGATGAAATGATTTTGCGGGGGTCGGAAGGAGGACATACCCATCCCACCCAGGTGAACTCCGGTGAAAATGCTGAAACCCTAGTACGTTTCCCGACTGAAAGAATTATTAGGAATGGAGACTTTGTTTTGATGGACGTAGGCTGTTGCTACAATGGTTATCACAGTGATTATTGTCGTACTGTGATGGCGGGGAAGCCTGTAAGTAATGAACAGAAAAAAGTATACACCGCCGTTTATGATGCAACTATGGCAGCGCTTGAAGCATGTAAACCGGGAGCTTACACATCTGATATAGACAAAGCTTCACGAGACGTTCTCCGTCGAGCAGGATATGAAAAATATTGGTATTTCGGAGTTACAGGTCATGCTACCGGTACGTCCCTGCAGGAAGCTCCTATTATAGGGGAGGCTTCTGCACAAGGTGAGAAACCATGGGTTATAGAGCCGGGAATGGTATTTTGTATGGAGCCTTCTGTGCATCTTCCGGGTGTTGGTGGTGTCAGAATTGAAGATATGGTAGCTATTACGGAAGATGGATTCGAACTGCTTACACAGACGGAATACGAAAATAGACTTTTACTTAAATAA
- a CDS encoding haloacid dehalogenase type II produces the protein MNWPKAITFDCFGTLIDWEGEIQLIFKEILEKHGMENAEVVALQRYWEEIQFDYIQNQYLPYKEVLKNTLPMAFNQFGYPFTEEDTEYFAGSMGKWRAFSDTKEALLEIKKHTKIALLTNTDNHIIEETVSRLGVEFDEIVTAEQAGAYKANHDGFHLLLERLNLDKSEILHTGFGFKYDVVPASELGITSCWVNRYGETRPVDVKEDYLVGDMKTLALVVKGLAAS, from the coding sequence ATGAATTGGCCGAAAGCGATTACATTCGATTGTTTTGGAACATTAATTGACTGGGAAGGTGAAATCCAGTTGATATTTAAAGAAATACTTGAAAAGCACGGCATGGAAAATGCTGAAGTAGTTGCTTTACAGCGTTATTGGGAGGAAATTCAATTTGATTATATACAAAATCAATATTTGCCATATAAAGAAGTGTTAAAAAATACACTGCCAATGGCTTTTAATCAGTTCGGCTACCCGTTCACGGAAGAAGATACAGAATACTTTGCAGGGTCTATGGGGAAATGGAGAGCCTTTTCAGATACGAAAGAAGCCTTATTAGAAATAAAAAAGCATACTAAAATTGCTTTACTAACAAATACCGATAATCATATTATTGAAGAAACAGTATCAAGACTTGGAGTCGAATTTGACGAAATCGTTACTGCGGAACAAGCAGGTGCGTATAAGGCAAATCATGATGGATTTCACCTTTTGTTGGAAAGGTTAAATCTGGATAAATCAGAGATATTACACACTGGATTTGGATTCAAATATGATGTTGTTCCTGCTTCTGAACTTGGTATTACATCTTGTTGGGTAAATCGCTATGGGGAAACACGGCCTGTTGATGTAAAAGAAGACTATTTAGTCGGAGATATGAAGACATTAGCTTTGGTTGTAAAGGGATTAGCTGCGAGCTGA
- a CDS encoding helix-turn-helix domain-containing protein, with protein sequence MQDLRNVVCEKRTYSGVPNTHEHPFVQLLFPLEGSMEIQTKKFSKEIDEDVIVLIPSSCMHTYYAHKRNEILVVDIPGYFIDLPDIGSGIYLEMNESWKAIRFLLLEEILTNDSHSKMIYHIVRLIAEKIRSSSILPSIEYVHNHFSESLEIEKLASIENLHPVYYTQWFKKRTGKSPVAYIQEVRLKEAKKLLTETDLSITNISLQIGYNQLSSFSRLFYKYEGQSPRIYRYRTSQKN encoded by the coding sequence ATGCAAGATTTGCGAAATGTAGTATGTGAGAAAAGAACTTACTCAGGCGTCCCGAACACCCATGAACATCCATTTGTACAATTACTATTTCCATTAGAAGGCTCGATGGAGATACAAACCAAAAAATTTTCTAAAGAAATTGATGAAGATGTCATTGTTTTAATTCCAAGTTCCTGTATGCATACTTACTATGCGCATAAGAGAAATGAAATTCTCGTAGTCGACATTCCTGGATATTTTATCGATTTACCCGATATCGGTTCAGGCATTTATTTAGAAATGAATGAATCCTGGAAAGCCATTCGTTTTCTACTTCTAGAAGAAATTTTAACCAATGATTCTCACTCAAAAATGATCTATCATATTGTACGTCTCATAGCTGAAAAGATCAGATCGAGTTCCATATTACCTTCTATTGAATATGTGCATAATCACTTTTCAGAATCACTGGAAATTGAAAAGCTAGCATCCATTGAAAATTTACACCCGGTGTATTATACACAATGGTTTAAAAAAAGAACAGGAAAATCTCCTGTCGCGTATATTCAAGAAGTTCGTCTGAAAGAGGCTAAGAAACTTTTGACTGAAACAGACTTATCGATTACAAACATTTCCTTGCAGATCGGATATAACCAACTTTCTTCATTTAGCAGGCTGTTTTACAAATATGAAGGGCAGTCACCAAGAATTTACCGATATCGCACTTCCCAAAAAAATTAG
- a CDS encoding sodium:solute symporter family protein produces MTATLMIVLSTSVLLLLSVGFSFWISYIDKKAENWTVGGRKLPVYVVAGTQYATGGMGGGVLVASVGIGYSSGWSALTYNALYALGVLLLVFLVGWLHKHNFSTMPDILKKLYGENKFMIILVTVLAIILPFGWLCAQLVAFGSLFTSITGISVDYLIPIFAVICLLFVLPGGMNSVAWTDFLFGIVILIMTFVSGIYVVNAAGGWGEIVQSVPSRNVNFPDGLGGAGMYTIFLWIFAILPGALTNQMSFQRIYASKSPKVAKQGFIIAAILGVLSGTWASVMGISIYTMNPDLGNPELAAGWLLAQIPVGFMALYAAFIVSTIMSTLSSALQSVVVNLTKDIYEPFINPGVSNKKIVRISRLLTVVIMLLSIILALYFPWTLGWMESSYAYSASGLLVPIFGGFILKNSRLLTKQGAIGSMVVGIISTAIAHLVDTSLPYVIFGLIGSLITFIILNFIYKNKEISLETKPKEA; encoded by the coding sequence ATGACTGCAACATTAATGATTGTATTAAGTACTTCAGTATTGCTGTTGCTATCTGTCGGCTTCTCTTTTTGGATTTCGTATATTGATAAGAAAGCGGAGAACTGGACAGTTGGTGGAAGAAAGTTACCAGTATATGTCGTGGCAGGTACACAGTATGCTACAGGAGGAATGGGAGGAGGCGTACTGGTTGCCTCTGTTGGCATTGGATATAGTAGTGGATGGTCGGCGTTAACATACAATGCGCTTTATGCACTTGGGGTATTACTTCTCGTTTTTCTGGTTGGCTGGCTTCATAAGCACAATTTTTCTACGATGCCAGATATATTAAAAAAATTGTATGGAGAAAATAAATTTATGATTATTTTAGTCACCGTGTTGGCAATTATATTGCCTTTTGGTTGGCTATGTGCACAATTAGTTGCTTTTGGCAGTTTATTCACAAGTATTACAGGAATTTCTGTCGATTATCTTATTCCTATTTTTGCAGTTATCTGTTTACTGTTTGTGCTTCCAGGAGGGATGAACTCTGTAGCTTGGACAGATTTTTTATTCGGGATTGTTATCCTCATCATGACCTTTGTAAGTGGAATATATGTAGTCAATGCAGCAGGAGGCTGGGGGGAAATTGTACAGTCAGTTCCATCGAGGAATGTTAACTTCCCCGATGGATTAGGGGGTGCAGGTATGTATACCATATTCTTATGGATTTTTGCTATACTCCCTGGTGCATTAACCAATCAGATGTCCTTTCAAAGAATTTATGCTTCAAAGAGCCCGAAAGTTGCAAAACAAGGCTTTATTATAGCAGCTATTTTAGGAGTTCTGAGCGGAACTTGGGCGTCTGTAATGGGAATATCCATTTATACAATGAATCCTGATTTAGGTAATCCTGAACTGGCAGCTGGCTGGCTTCTTGCCCAAATTCCTGTAGGGTTCATGGCGCTTTATGCAGCATTTATCGTCAGTACAATTATGTCTACCTTAAGTAGTGCGTTACAATCGGTTGTCGTCAATTTGACTAAGGATATTTATGAACCCTTCATAAATCCAGGAGTTTCCAATAAGAAAATTGTCAGGATATCGCGCTTATTAACGGTTGTCATAATGCTGTTATCCATTATATTGGCGCTATATTTTCCATGGACATTAGGTTGGATGGAGTCCTCTTATGCATATTCTGCTTCAGGATTACTCGTTCCAATATTTGGAGGATTTATATTAAAAAATTCCCGACTGCTCACGAAACAAGGGGCCATTGGAAGCATGGTAGTAGGTATTATCTCTACTGCGATCGCGCATCTTGTAGATACCTCTTTACCATATGTCATTTTTGGATTAATTGGCTCATTAATCACTTTTATTATACTTAACTTTATTTACAAGAATAAAGAAATAAGTCTAGAAACAAAGCCTAAAGAAGCCTAA
- a CDS encoding oxidoreductase yields MNPFPNLFHSINIGNKKVKNRIVSSAHGDGLSDGLIHESLIRYYERKAMGGAGLIIAFGSATVYSKASNPLYVSLWDDRNNEYLKEFSQRIHTHGAVLLAQATHQGSRLISSKLTGDPLQAPSAIPDWLNRETPVALTKEEISHIIQAYVDAAVKLEESGFDGMEVTAYGSHLIEQFWSPVLNQRMDEYGGDIDGRMRFSIEVVKNIHKAVSEDFIISFRMSGDPMTDVLGLNQDDMLEIAKRLDAIDCIDLFNISGGTGAILGAQDKTIPPDSYSVRCFNHLARRMKPHLSVPVLAAGRMVKPIHAEQSLQEGDCDLVAMTRAMIADPNMPSLAYEGKEKQIRPCIGTNQGCIGRTAAGLPLGCTVNAGVANDALHDYADSTNFQRIVVIGGGPAGMEASRVLAERGHEVILFEAESKLGGQVAYSVLQPDRGHIGLHTDWLINELERLNVKVHCNVEATIDTIVEKEPDCVVMATGAQAVIPPQASDIASMSITDVEALTRDSSFFAEKKVFVYDPRGMRGSYASYFIKKKGASGVELATLGETVLDDVDKTNKPNLYKRLMQYDIRCTPNQSLVNLKNGSVSLQDIWSNASRNLSEFDLYVFAGFTRSRIELTDSFSSQIPVYQIGDCVAPRSMYEAIEEGTRIGNEIGVREFSQETIKR; encoded by the coding sequence ATGAACCCATTTCCAAATTTATTTCATTCTATTAATATTGGAAATAAAAAAGTCAAAAACCGCATCGTATCCAGCGCTCATGGAGACGGATTGAGCGATGGTCTCATTCATGAATCTTTAATACGGTACTATGAAAGAAAAGCAATGGGTGGTGCTGGTCTCATTATTGCATTTGGATCTGCAACCGTATATTCAAAAGCAAGTAATCCATTATACGTCAGTTTATGGGATGATAGAAACAATGAATATTTAAAGGAGTTTTCTCAAAGAATCCATACACATGGAGCAGTTCTACTAGCACAAGCAACTCATCAAGGCAGTAGGCTTATCAGTTCCAAACTTACTGGTGACCCTCTACAGGCTCCTTCAGCTATCCCGGATTGGCTAAATCGCGAAACCCCTGTGGCTTTAACAAAAGAGGAAATCTCCCATATCATACAAGCTTATGTTGATGCTGCCGTCAAATTGGAAGAGAGCGGATTTGATGGCATGGAGGTGACAGCCTATGGCAGTCATCTTATTGAACAATTTTGGAGTCCTGTTTTAAATCAGCGCATGGATGAATATGGTGGAGATATCGACGGACGTATGAGATTTTCAATAGAAGTAGTAAAGAATATTCACAAGGCGGTTTCCGAAGATTTTATAATCAGTTTTAGAATGTCAGGTGATCCTATGACAGACGTCTTAGGATTGAATCAAGATGACATGCTTGAAATTGCCAAACGTTTGGATGCCATCGATTGTATCGACCTATTTAATATTAGCGGCGGAACCGGTGCAATATTGGGCGCTCAGGACAAGACGATTCCACCTGACTCCTATTCAGTAAGGTGCTTCAATCATTTAGCAAGACGAATGAAGCCTCATCTTTCTGTACCTGTTCTCGCAGCCGGTAGGATGGTTAAACCTATACACGCAGAACAATCACTGCAAGAAGGCGATTGTGATCTTGTCGCAATGACAAGGGCTATGATTGCCGATCCAAATATGCCTAGTCTCGCTTATGAAGGAAAGGAAAAACAAATTCGACCATGTATTGGTACGAATCAAGGATGTATTGGAAGAACGGCTGCAGGATTACCGCTAGGATGTACAGTAAATGCCGGCGTTGCTAACGATGCTCTTCATGATTATGCAGACTCAACTAATTTTCAGCGAATTGTCGTGATTGGAGGAGGCCCAGCAGGTATGGAAGCTTCTCGGGTTTTGGCAGAAAGGGGCCATGAGGTTATTCTTTTTGAGGCAGAGTCAAAACTAGGAGGACAAGTAGCTTATAGTGTATTACAGCCTGATCGTGGTCATATAGGTTTGCATACCGATTGGTTAATTAACGAACTAGAACGCTTAAATGTAAAGGTTCATTGTAATGTAGAAGCAACGATTGATACTATTGTGGAAAAGGAACCAGATTGTGTCGTGATGGCTACCGGGGCCCAAGCAGTCATTCCTCCCCAAGCATCTGATATAGCTTCTATGTCCATTACGGATGTGGAAGCCTTGACGAGGGACTCATCTTTCTTTGCTGAGAAAAAAGTATTTGTATACGACCCTAGAGGCATGCGTGGAAGTTATGCTTCTTATTTTATCAAGAAAAAAGGAGCAAGTGGTGTTGAACTTGCAACACTTGGGGAAACTGTTTTAGATGACGTTGACAAGACAAATAAACCAAACTTATACAAGAGATTAATGCAATATGATATTCGATGCACACCAAATCAATCTTTAGTAAACTTGAAAAATGGGTCTGTAAGCCTCCAAGATATTTGGTCAAATGCTTCTCGTAATTTATCAGAATTTGATCTCTATGTTTTCGCAGGATTCACAAGATCAAGAATTGAACTGACAGATTCCTTTTCATCACAAATTCCAGTTTATCAGATTGGCGATTGTGTAGCTCCACGCTCCATGTATGAAGCTATTGAAGAAGGAACAAGGATAGGTAATGAAATCGGTGTAAGGGAATTTTCACAAGAGACAATTAAAAGATAA
- the cls gene encoding cardiolipin synthase — protein sequence MEIGNIITMVASIVIFINLLLALGVLFFEKRDVGYTWAWLLVLFFLPIVGFLIYIFLGRSLKQNNFYGLTAEEQKLLKEEVDTQLKLIEEEKREDVPWLKQYNDIITMNLRSSHGRLSEDNEISIFNDGHKKFDALLSDIKAAKQEINVQYYIIQPDHLGKRLRDALITKAKEGVKVRILYDEVGSKKLPFRFFDDLKQAGGEVRVFFPSFLKLINFRINNRNHRKMVIIDGGFSYIGGFNVGDEYLGEDKKFGYWRDTHLKIYGNAVNDIQVRFIMDWHQAGKDKKHDDYKDFCFHLEKHHGKSPVQVVSSGPNSETEHLKNMYIKMILSAKESVCIQTPYFIPDTSFMDACKMALLSGVDIRIIIPCKPDHPFVYWATWAYVGDLLEYGAKILLYENGFLHAKTIVVDQKIASVGTMNIDSRSFRLNFEVNAITYDEAVSTELYNIFEEDCKLSAELTLERYHKRSLWIKLKENTSRLLSPIL from the coding sequence ATGGAAATAGGTAATATTATTACTATGGTTGCTTCTATCGTCATTTTTATTAATCTATTACTGGCACTAGGTGTGCTATTTTTCGAAAAAAGAGATGTCGGTTATACTTGGGCATGGCTACTGGTCTTATTTTTCCTACCTATCGTTGGGTTTTTAATTTATATCTTCTTAGGCCGCAGTTTAAAACAAAATAATTTTTATGGCTTAACAGCAGAAGAACAAAAACTGCTTAAAGAGGAAGTAGACACACAATTAAAGCTGATAGAAGAAGAAAAACGAGAAGATGTACCTTGGTTAAAGCAATACAATGACATCATCACCATGAATTTACGTTCCTCTCACGGCAGATTATCAGAGGATAATGAGATTTCCATATTTAACGATGGCCATAAAAAGTTTGATGCACTGCTGAGTGACATCAAAGCTGCGAAACAAGAGATTAATGTGCAATATTATATTATTCAACCTGACCATCTAGGAAAAAGATTAAGAGATGCATTAATAACAAAAGCGAAAGAAGGCGTAAAGGTCCGTATTCTATATGATGAAGTTGGATCGAAAAAGTTGCCTTTCCGATTCTTTGATGATTTAAAGCAAGCCGGCGGGGAAGTTCGTGTTTTCTTCCCATCTTTCTTAAAACTGATTAATTTCCGAATCAATAACCGAAATCACAGAAAGATGGTCATTATTGATGGGGGTTTCTCCTATATTGGCGGCTTCAATGTCGGTGATGAATATCTTGGCGAAGATAAAAAATTCGGTTACTGGCGCGATACGCATTTAAAAATATATGGAAATGCAGTTAATGACATTCAAGTAAGATTTATCATGGACTGGCATCAGGCTGGAAAAGACAAAAAGCATGATGATTATAAAGATTTTTGTTTCCATTTAGAAAAGCATCATGGAAAAAGCCCTGTGCAAGTGGTATCCAGTGGTCCAAACTCGGAGACAGAACATTTAAAAAATATGTATATTAAGATGATTCTCTCTGCTAAGGAGAGCGTCTGTATTCAAACGCCATACTTTATACCAGATACTAGCTTTATGGATGCTTGTAAAATGGCACTATTATCAGGAGTAGATATTCGGATCATTATCCCTTGCAAGCCGGATCATCCGTTTGTTTACTGGGCAACATGGGCATATGTCGGAGACCTGTTAGAATATGGGGCAAAAATATTGCTTTATGAGAATGGCTTTCTGCACGCAAAGACCATTGTAGTCGATCAGAAAATTGCTTCTGTTGGAACGATGAATATTGATTCCCGGAGCTTCCGTTTAAATTTTGAAGTAAATGCGATTACTTATGATGAAGCTGTTTCCACAGAATTATACAATATATTTGAGGAAGATTGTAAGTTAAGCGCTGAATTAACACTAGAACGTTATCATAAACGGTCCTTATGGATTAAACTTAAAGAAAATACTTCGCGTTTACTTTCACCAATTCTATAA
- a CDS encoding nucleoside hydrolase, translating into MEENVNVIMDCDPGHDDAIAIILAASKISKLNIEAITTVAGNVEVEKNTLNALKVSDIVGLEEVPIVQGADRPLFKKREIAEEIHGETGLEGPLLPKNPSTKASEGHAVDLIIDKVLKSDKPITLVPTGPLTNIALAMMKEPKIIPKIKEIVLMGGGSFGNWTPAAEFNIYVDAEAAKVVFESDVPITMFGLDVTHQALATEDIIKDLSKIDNTVANFVVELLTFFSKAYKGVFGFEGGPIHDACTVAYLMDPSLFDFNQVHVDIETKGEYTYGMTAIDHLGVTGKAPNVKFAHKLHKDKFWNLLTNALESYSN; encoded by the coding sequence ATGGAGGAAAATGTGAATGTAATCATGGATTGTGATCCAGGTCATGATGATGCAATTGCAATAATATTAGCCGCTTCAAAAATAAGTAAACTAAACATAGAGGCTATAACAACTGTAGCTGGTAATGTAGAAGTTGAAAAAAATACGTTAAATGCGTTGAAGGTCTCTGATATTGTTGGTTTAGAAGAAGTCCCTATCGTGCAGGGAGCGGATCGACCATTATTTAAGAAAAGAGAGATCGCAGAAGAAATTCATGGAGAAACAGGTTTGGAAGGCCCATTACTGCCTAAAAATCCTTCAACGAAAGCTAGCGAGGGGCATGCTGTAGATTTGATTATAGACAAAGTTTTAAAATCGGATAAGCCTATTACATTGGTACCCACGGGTCCTCTTACCAATATTGCTTTAGCCATGATGAAGGAACCCAAAATTATTCCCAAGATAAAAGAAATTGTGTTAATGGGAGGAGGATCATTTGGTAACTGGACTCCAGCAGCTGAGTTTAATATTTACGTAGATGCAGAAGCAGCAAAAGTTGTATTTGAAAGTGACGTGCCTATAACCATGTTCGGTTTGGATGTCACCCATCAAGCTTTAGCAACAGAAGATATTATTAAAGACTTATCCAAAATTGATAATACTGTAGCTAATTTTGTTGTTGAACTATTAACGTTCTTTTCTAAGGCGTATAAGGGTGTATTCGGTTTTGAAGGAGGACCTATACATGACGCCTGTACTGTTGCATATTTAATGGACCCCAGCCTTTTCGATTTTAATCAGGTCCATGTGGATATTGAAACAAAAGGTGAATACACATATGGGATGACTGCGATAGATCATTTGGGGGTCACAGGCAAAGCACCGAATGTAAAATTTGCTCACAAGCTGCATAAAGATAAATTTTGGAACTTACTTACCAATGCATTGGAATCGTATTCTAATTAA
- a CDS encoding M20 family metallopeptidase, translating to MKIQKEKAVDFLQRLIRINSVNPPGNELEVAEAIAAHTKEAGLQTKVKKFANGRANILVRVKGKDASQKPFVFSGHLDTVPIGANPWDYDPFSGEVVDGKLYGRGACDMKSGVAALIEAMIMIKSSGNQPRRDIIFAGTAGEEVDCIGAKALIKDGDINNAGAIMIAEPSNRKVFNAHKGALWIELKVFGKTAHGSMPEQGSNAIVHMNELLHRLKRYDFTSVKEHHLLGKPTLNIGTISGGTGTNVVPDQCTVTVDIRTTPEVIHEAIINDFHRLLEEMEKEIKECKVELNVMNDLPALANEENNHFVQLALDVNHDLYGMPKEEKGANYYTDASVYGPALNVPIVIYGPSDERLAHQPNEYVEIKQYFKAIEYYATMAMKY from the coding sequence ATGAAGATACAAAAAGAAAAGGCTGTAGATTTTCTGCAACGCTTAATTCGAATTAATAGCGTCAATCCTCCTGGTAATGAACTGGAAGTGGCGGAGGCAATAGCTGCCCATACCAAAGAGGCAGGCTTACAAACTAAAGTTAAAAAGTTTGCCAACGGTAGAGCGAATATTCTAGTGCGTGTAAAAGGGAAAGACGCTAGTCAGAAACCTTTCGTTTTTAGTGGACATTTAGATACGGTCCCCATTGGAGCAAACCCTTGGGATTATGACCCTTTTTCGGGGGAAGTTGTGGATGGAAAGTTGTATGGGCGAGGAGCTTGTGACATGAAAAGTGGAGTAGCAGCCCTTATCGAAGCTATGATCATGATAAAAAGCTCAGGCAATCAACCGAGAAGGGATATTATTTTTGCCGGTACAGCAGGAGAAGAAGTGGACTGCATAGGAGCTAAAGCACTTATAAAGGATGGAGATATCAATAATGCTGGTGCTATCATGATTGCAGAACCAAGTAATAGAAAAGTGTTTAACGCACATAAAGGTGCGCTTTGGATTGAACTAAAGGTCTTCGGAAAAACAGCACACGGATCTATGCCGGAGCAAGGCAGCAATGCGATTGTTCACATGAATGAACTACTTCATCGACTGAAAAGATATGATTTCACTTCTGTCAAAGAACATCATTTATTGGGAAAACCGACACTCAATATAGGTACAATCTCAGGTGGTACTGGGACAAACGTTGTTCCGGATCAATGTACAGTAACGGTTGATATACGCACTACACCTGAAGTAATTCATGAAGCTATTATCAATGACTTTCATCGTTTGTTGGAGGAAATGGAAAAGGAAATAAAAGAATGTAAAGTAGAGTTAAATGTCATGAATGATCTCCCAGCCTTAGCAAATGAAGAAAATAACCATTTTGTCCAGTTAGCACTGGATGTAAATCATGACTTATATGGCATGCCTAAGGAAGAAAAAGGAGCAAATTATTATACAGATGCTTCTGTATATGGACCTGCATTAAATGTACCAATTGTTATATATGGCCCTAGTGATGAAAGGTTAGCACATCAACCAAATGAGTATGTTGAAATAAAGCAGTACTTCAAAGCCATTGAGTATTATGCGACGATGGCCATGAAGTACTAA
- the rbsK gene encoding ribokinase, producing MKPVISVVGSINMDLVVSAYKRPSAGETILGKDFQTVPGGKGANQAVALSRLGAEVNMIGRVGEDELGSNLMRFLEKENIVLNSVESVTDVSSGVAVITLAEQDNSIIVVQGANEYVTPGYVQKFEEQIAKSDVVLAQLEIPIESVEETARLCHKHNTTFILDPAPAQELSPLLLDYADYMTPNQSELTHLSAIGEMTLEQYPNKLIVTGGKDGIAYFDGSSIKRIPSLPVTVLDTTGAGDTFNGAFGYAISKKKDVHAACKFANAAAALSVKKMGAQGGMPTIDEVRDFLCINGKERVAEWYCKS from the coding sequence ATGAAACCAGTAATTTCTGTAGTTGGAAGTATAAATATGGATTTGGTTGTGAGTGCTTATAAACGACCTTCCGCTGGTGAAACAATTTTAGGGAAGGACTTTCAAACGGTTCCAGGTGGAAAAGGTGCCAATCAGGCTGTCGCTTTGTCACGTCTGGGAGCTGAAGTTAACATGATTGGAAGGGTTGGTGAAGATGAACTTGGTTCCAATTTAATGCGTTTTTTAGAAAAAGAGAATATTGTTTTAAACAGTGTGGAATCGGTTACAGATGTTTCTTCTGGTGTTGCTGTTATTACGTTAGCGGAGCAAGATAATAGTATTATTGTTGTACAAGGGGCAAATGAATACGTAACTCCTGGCTATGTACAAAAGTTCGAGGAGCAGATTGCTAAGAGTGATGTCGTACTTGCACAACTGGAAATCCCTATTGAATCTGTAGAAGAAACGGCCAGGCTATGTCATAAGCATAATACAACGTTTATCTTAGATCCTGCGCCGGCTCAAGAACTTTCTCCACTACTATTGGACTATGCGGACTACATGACACCAAATCAGTCGGAGCTTACACATCTATCAGCAATAGGAGAGATGACGTTAGAGCAATATCCTAATAAACTAATTGTAACAGGAGGAAAAGATGGTATTGCTTATTTTGACGGAAGTAGTATAAAAAGAATCCCGAGCTTGCCAGTTACGGTTTTAGATACAACTGGTGCCGGGGATACGTTTAATGGGGCATTTGGGTATGCGATTAGCAAAAAAAAGGATGTACACGCAGCTTGTAAGTTTGCAAATGCCGCGGCAGCTTTATCTGTTAAGAAAATGGGAGCCCAAGGAGGAATGCCAACGATAGATGAGGTGAGAGATTTTCTTTGTATAAATGGAAAAGAGCGGGTAGCAGAATGGTATTGTAAATCTTGA